A single Lactuca sativa cultivar Salinas chromosome 8, Lsat_Salinas_v11, whole genome shotgun sequence DNA region contains:
- the LOC111897852 gene encoding uncharacterized protein LOC111897852, which yields MSNANNVAASSFTLMSLCQKVTFDGTNFSEWIRYIRTIARYKDKEYVPDEKLDKINPEIATPAEITAFETHERYATKVHCIMIATMNSEFQKSYEDMYPYEMHQDLLERYHQNARQERYEIFTNMISTKMGHGESLTVHLQKMQRYVDRLRKLNVDFGEDLAIDMVLHSLPPMYNQFRMTYHMNKEKVTLSKLQGLLRVAESNFKDKYVAPTPNPPAAPVLAIGQGKGKKRKDSSKNYRKVKARDGASSSGTKVDPAKPCPNPKEAECHHCHKIGHWKRSCPEYLQAIKEGKIKPSFAGTKKK from the exons atgtcaaacgcaaacaacgttgctgctagttctttcacgttgatgagcctttgccaaaaggtcaccttcgatggaacgaactttagcgaatggataagatacattcgcaccattgctcgctataaggataaggagtatgtccccGATGAGAAGCTCGacaagatcaaccctgaaatcgctactccggctgaaattaccgcttttgaaactcatgagcgatatgcaacgaaggtacattgcatcatgatagccaccatgaactctgaattccaaaagtcctatgaggacatgtacccgtacgagatgcatcaagacttattggagagataccaccagaacgcgagacaagagcgttatgagattttcactaacatgatttccactaagatgggtcatggagaatctcttaccgtgcacctgcaaaagatgcaaaggtatgtcgaccgccttcgcaagttaaatgttgactttggggaagacttggcgatcgacatggtgcttcattctttgcctccgatgtacaatcaatttaggatgacctaccacatgaacaaagagaaggtcaccctaagcaaactccaaggtctcttgagggtcgctgagagcaacttcaaagacaagtatgttgcaccaactcccaatccacctgctgctcctgtcttggctattggtcaaggaaagggaaagaagaggaaggattcgtctaagaactatcgcaaggttaaagcccgagatggtgcctcttctagtgggaccaaagttgatcccgctaagccctgccctaacccgaaggaggcagagtgccaccactgccataagataggacattggaagagaagctgcccagagtacctgcaagccatcaaggaaggaaagatcaagccatctttcgcag ggactaagaagaagtag